One stretch of Eupeodes corollae chromosome 2, idEupCoro1.1, whole genome shotgun sequence DNA includes these proteins:
- the LOC129946403 gene encoding glucose dehydrogenase [FAD, quinone]-like, with amino-acid sequence MFKNAYNRLFVVVTIVVLSAVVINSQNVILETLDFLRRGGEDNRLENMDNKPMDGEYDFIVVGAGTAGCTMAARLSENPAWKVLLLEAGGPESLIMDVPIVAHFLQLGEMNWKYRTQPSDRACLAMNNNRCNWPRGKVMGGSSVLNYMMYTRGNRRDYDRWAALGNEGWSYKDVLPYFKKYEGSSVPNAEPEYVGRDGPVKVSYVDWKSKIATAFVEAAQEDGLRYVDYNGRVQTGVSYLHTTTRNATRWSSNRSYLYPIKGKRPNLHVKKRALVTKILINPQTKAAYGVVVKTDGHYHKVLARKEVIVTAGAINSPQLLMLSGVGPAKHLREVGIKPLADLAVGYNLQDHTAPAVTFTTNVSSLHFEDFANPLLLNEFNRQGGPYGSPGGCETIAFWDLDHQELEDGWPDIELFMVGGSMSANPAISRAFGLKDIVYDALFREIEQKNLDAFMIFPMILRPKSRGRIMLKNTDPTKYPLIYANYMHHPYDVDISVRGLLKAISLMDRSAFKAINAKLWERKIPTCSQYRYKTYEYWECYVKHFTFTIYHYSGTTKMGPKTDRSAVVDPRLRVYGIKNLRVADAGIMPEIMSGHPNGPVFMIAEKAADMIKQDHGFIP; translated from the coding sequence atgtttaaaaacgcGTATAATAGACTTTTTGTCGTGGTTACGATCGTGGTTTTGAGTGCCGTTGTGATCAATTCCCAAAATGTCATCCTTGAAACTTTGGATTTTCTGCGTCGCGGAGGTGAAGACAATCGCCTTGAAAACATGGACAATAAACCCATGGACGGAGAGTACGATTTTATTGTAGTCGGTGCGGGAACTGCTGGTTGCACTATGGCCGCTCGTCTGTCTGAGAATCCCGCCTGGAAGGTGCTTTTGCTGGAGGCCGGTGGACCGGAGAGTCTGATCATGGACGTACCGATTGTGGCGCATTTTCTGCAACTTGGTGAAATGAACTGGAAATATCGCACCCAGCCCAGTGATCGTGCCTGCTTGGCGATGAATAACAACCGTTGCAATTGGCCCAGAGGAAAAGTGATGGGTGGATCTAGTGTTCTTAACTACATGATGTACACTCGTGGTAATCGCCGTGACTACGATCGATGGGCTGCGCTTGGAAATGAGGGATGGAGCTACAAGGATGTTTTGccatatttcaagaaatatGAAGGCAGCAGTGTCCCTAACGCCGAACCAGAATACGTTGGCCGCGATGGACCAGTCAAGGTATCGTATGTCGATTGGAAATCAAAAATTGCTACAGCCTTTGTCGAAGCTGCTCAGGAGGATGGTCTTAGGTATGTCGATTACAATGGACGAGTTCAAACTGGAGTGTCATACCTGCATACGACTACCAGGAATGCCACTCGCTGGAGTTCCAACCGATCCTATCTCTATCCGATCAAAGGAAAACGTCCCAATTTGCATGTTAAGAAACGCGCTCTAGTCACCAAGATCCTCATCAATCCCCAAACCAAGGCGGCTTATGGTGTTGTTGTGAAGACCGACGGACATTATCACAAAGTGTTAGCACGCAAGGAAGTGATCGTGACTGCTGGAGCCATCAACTCACCACAGCTTCTCATGTTGTCAGGAGTCGGTCCAGCCAAACATTTGAGGGAAGTGGGCATCAAACCTCTCGCCGATCTCGCCGTGGGTTATAATTTACAAGATCACACCGCCCCGGCTGTAACATTCACTACCAATGTGTCGTCGTTGCATTTCGAGGACTTTGCCAATCCGCTACTTTTGAACGAATTTAATAGACAGGGAGGACCATACGGATCTCCTGGAGGTTGTGAGACTATTGCCTTCTGGGATCTTGATCACCAGGAACTAGAAGACGGTTGGCCAGATATAGAGTTGTTCATGGTGGGCGGTTCGATGTCAGCAAATCCAGCTATTTCCAGAGCTTTCGGTCTGAAGGACATTGTCTACGATGCATTGTTCCGGGAGATCGAGCAGAAAAACCTCGATGCCTTCATGATATTCCCTATGATTCTGCGTCCAAAATCACGTGGCCGAATTATGCTGAAGAACACCGATCCCACCAAATATCCTCTCATCTATGCCAACTACATGCATCATCCCTACGATGTGGACATTTCAGTGCGAGGTTTGCTCAAGGCTATCAGTTTGATGGATCGTTCGGCATTCAAGGCTATCAATGCCAAATTGTGGGAGAGGAAAATTCCAACTTGTTCACAGTATCGCTACAAAACCTACGAATACTGGGAGTGTTATGTGAAACATTTCACCTTCACCATCTATCATTATTCTGGAACGACAAAGATGGGACCAAAGACCGATCGTTCCGCTGTTGTAGATCCTCGTCTGCGAGTCTATGGCATTAAGAATCTTCGAGTTGCTGATGCTGGTATCATGCCAGAAATTATGTCAGGACATCCAAATGGGCCGGTATTCATGATTGCTGAGAAGGCAGCTGATATGATTAAGCAAGATCATGGTTTCATTCCATGA